In Euphorbia lathyris chromosome 10, ddEupLath1.1, whole genome shotgun sequence, a single genomic region encodes these proteins:
- the LOC136209036 gene encoding uncharacterized protein: MKRKKQQYRSYVDIVNSSFEEVESESSDSESRNSDRNSESSNLDRNSDQDFNYDSNRNIPNSESTMNTSGNSSNNQSSDNPGLMIVNIILDGKNYNLWKRALLLAISAKRKTIFIMKNDEPADRTSDAHLKWKETDDLVFSWILNSLTKELAAVFIHAKSAQGLWKEIEQRYGESNGTLIFQLRKEICSSTQGGMSLVDFFNKMKMMWDEYAILKPIENCTCGESRKLAQTQIEDEQLMQFLSGLNAEFDHVRDQILIMEPLPPVNKAFLILSRIEKQRSGSTNNNIVEFVNMSAGGRKQGYNTGYNSGKNGYQAKNKSDKVCTYCRKEGHERQDCFRIKGYPDWFKGKRITGPAKHQANMTQEPSSELETPLSNCDFDDSEACRKDSMQEMLQKLEVMQREVQRAIKGKQSDQEFSAFAGFAGACAGPEM, from the exons ATGAAAAGAAAGAAACAACAGTACAGATCGTACGTTGATATCGTGAATTCAAGTTTTGAAGAGGTTGAATCAGAATCAAGCGATTCTGAATCAAGAAATTCTGATCGTAATTCTGAATCAAGCAATCTCGATCGCAATTCAGATCAAGATTTCAATTACGATTCAAATCGTAATATTCCTAATTCAGAATCAACGATGAATACATCTggtaattcatcaaacaaccagAGCAGTGACAATCCTGGTTTGATGATcgttaatataattcttgatgGAAAGAATTATAATCTGTGGAAGAGAGCATTGTTGCTTGCCATTAGTGCAAAACGCAAGACAATTTTCATCATGAAGAACGATGAACCAGCAGATCGAACCTCAGATGCACATTTGAAGTGGAAAGAAACAGATGATCTGGTCTTCTCCTGGATCTTGAATTCTCTCACCAAAGAATTGGCTGCAGTCTTCATTCATGCAAAATCTGCTCAAGGATTGTGGAAGGAGATAGAGCAAAGGTATGGAGAAAGTAATGGTACTCTTATTTTTCAACTTCGCAAGGAGATTTGCAGTTCGACTCAAGGAGGTATGTCTTTAGtagatttttttaataagatgAAAATGATGTGGGATGAATATGCAATATTGAAGCCTATTGAAAATTGCACTTGTGGAGAGTCAAGGAAACTTGCTCAAACACAGATTGAGGATGAACAATTGATGCAATTTTTGTCTGGATTAAATGCTGAGTTTGATCATGTTAGAGatcaaatcttgatcatggaaccATTACCTCCTGTTAATAAGGCATTTTTAATTCTTTCACGAATTGAGAAACAAAGAAGTGGAAGCACAAATAACAATATTGTGGAGTTTGTTAATATGTCTGCTGGTGGTAGAAAACAAGGATATAACACTGGTTATAATAGTGGAAAAAATGGCTATCAGGCTAAGAACAAATCGGATAAGGTTTGTACTTATTGCAGAAAAGAAGGACATGAGCGTCAAGATTGTTTCAGGATTAAAGGATATCCAGATTGGTTCAAAGGAAAGAGGATAACCGGACCAGCCAAACACCAAGCAAATATGACACAAGAACCATCTTCTGAACTCGAAACTCCTTTATCTAACTGTGATTTTGATGATAGTGAGGCATGCAGGAAAGATTCAATGCAGGAAATGTTGCAAAAATTGGAGGTAATGCAAAGGGAGGTTCAGAGAGCCATCAAGGGAAAACAATCAGACCAGGAATTTTCTGCATTCGCTGGTTTTGCTGGTGCTTGTGCAG GACCTGAAATGTGA
- the LOC136208786 gene encoding cell number regulator 8, with the protein MANGNNGNFDNGGTDLEESSPLLNKTLEENVKKPPTTKVAVETTISASPAEKSAPMAESGRSEFGWTADGLPLGHGSVVGEPMGRAQWSSGLFSCLGRNDEFCSSDLEVCLLGSVAPCVLYGTNAERLGSTGGTFANHCLPYTGLYLIGNSLFGWNCLAPWFSYPSRTAIRRRFNLEGSCEALNRSSGCCGSCVEDDMQREQCESACDFATHVFCHACALCQEGREVRRRVLHPGFNAQPVLVMIPPGEQAMVRGA; encoded by the exons ATGGCCAACGGCAACAATGGCAATTTTGACAACGGCGGCACCGATCTCGAGGAATCGAGTCCTCTTTTGAACAAGACCCTCGAAGAAAATGTCAAGAAGCCACCGACCACCAAGGTTGCTGTCGAAACAACTATCTCTGCATCGCCAGCTGAGAAATCGGCACCGATGGCGGAATCGGGTCGGTCTGAATTTGGGTGGACAGCTGATGGGTTGCCGTTGGGTCACGGGAGCGTCGTAGGTGAGCCTATGGGTCGGGCTCAGTGGAGCTCCGGCCTCTTCTCTTGCCTTGGTCGAAACGATGAGTTTTGCAGCAGCGATCTTGAAGTTT GCCTTCTCGGAAGTGTTGCCCCTTGCGTGTTGTATGGAACCAATGCGGAGAGACTTGGATCTACTGGTGGAACATTTGCCAATCATTGCTTGCCTTACACTGGCTTATACTTGATTGGTAATTCATTGTTTGGTTGGAACTGTCTTGCACCATGGTTCTCATATCCTAGCCGGACAGCTATCCGTCGGAGATTTAATCTGGAG GGAAGCTGCGAGGCGCTTAATAGGTCATCTGGTTGCTGCGGAAGCTGTGTGGAAGACGATATGCAACGCGAGCAGTGTGAATCAGCATGTGATTTTGCAACCCATGTGTTCTGCCATGCATGCGCTCTCTGCCAGGAAGGGCGTGAGGTGCGTCGTAGGGTGCTTCATCCGGGGTTCAATGCTCAACCAGTCTTGGTTATGATACCGCCTGGGGAACAAGCAATGGTCCGTGGCGCCTGA
- the LOC136209037 gene encoding DNA-binding protein S1FA-like: MDDDFEFSDRSPPSFKNMGNVVKDMEAKGLNPGLIVLLVVGGLVLAFLIGNYVLYMYAQKTLPPKKKKPVSKKKMKRERLKQGVSAPGE; encoded by the exons ATGGACGACGATTTCGAGTTCTCTGATCGCTCCCCCCCTTCCTTCAAGAACATG GGGAATGTGGTGAAGGATATGGAAGCTAAAGGACTCAACCCTGGATTGATAGTGTTGTTGGTTGTTGGAGGGCTAGTTCTCGCATTCTTAATTGGAAATTATGTTCTTTACATGTATGCCCAAAAGACGCTTCCACCGAAAAAGAAGAAGCCAGTCtcaaagaagaaaatgaagagggAAAGGCTGAAGCAAGGCGTCTCTGCACCGGGAGAGTGA